The uncultured Roseibium sp. DNA segment CTGAGCCAGTTTGGGGATTTTCACCTAGACGGCATCGATATCTCGGCTGAATCGCTCAAGCTGGCGGAAAAACGCGGCGGCTACGAGAAGCTGGTATGCCACGATCTGCAAAAACATCCCCTTCCGCTCGAAGACGACAGCTTCGATGCCGCCATTTCCGTCGGGGTCCTGACCTATATCGCGGATGCGGAAGCCCTGTTCCGCGACCTGTGCCGCTGTGTCCGTGCCGGCGGCGTCATCGGCTTTACCCAGCGGACCGACCGCTGGGAGGCGCTCGATTTCGCCGCGATGATCGGTTCGCTGGAAAGCGCCGGCCTGTGGACCACGCTCCACATCAGCGAACCGCGCGGATACCTGCCCGGCAACGAGGATTTTGCGGATGAGATCAAGATCATCCACACACTCTGCCGGGTTGCATGACCAGGAAGGCTGAGGCGAAATCCGACCTCCGGGGCGTCAAATCAGGCACTGCCTCGACGAATACTCGGTAGTCATCCCAGCGAAGGCTGGGGTCCAGTACACCGTAGCCTCTGCATTGCTACAACACGCGCTTGCGTTTACTGGTTTCCAGCCGGAGCCTGTCCCCGCGCAAGCGGGTACTGGAATGACAAGGTGTTTGTGGCAAAGACCTGCCCTCTCCAGCATCGAAGTCGCGCCTCCGGCGCGGCTGATGTCTGGATCCCAGATCAGCGTTCGGCTGCGCCTCACTTGTGCGGAATGACGGAAGCGCGCCTTCCCTCCCCGCCCCGGTTATCCCCACGGATTAACCCAACGACAGTTTACCGCTCGACATTTCGCCATATTGCAGCGCAATATAAACGATCCACGGTTTCGGAGAGACCATCAACGGATCACAGAGATGAGTAATTTCAAGACGATCATTGATTTGTTCGGACTGACACCGGAAGAAGCCGCCAGCTATCTGAAGGCGGAGCCGAGCGACATTATTCGCTGGTGCGAGACTGCGGACAGCCCGCCGTTGGACGTCTGGCGACAGTTGGTGAAGCTGTTCGACACGATCCGCTTCGCGGCGGAAGAGGCTGCAAAGGCCGCGGATCTCGACCGGATGGAGGCAACCGACCTCAACCGGATCGCCATGACTCTTCCCGAACAGGATGGCGCCCTGGAAGGCCCGCGCCGGGCGATCACTGCCATGGCTGTGACCTCGCTCGCCCGGGTATTCGTATAAGTATCACGGGTATCGCGGACAGAACCAAACGGATAGATCCGTTTAGCAAACTCTTGAGCATAACCATGGCAAGTGCCTTGGCATTGCCCGGTCTTTAGGCATTCTAGAAGACCTGCGTCTCGGGATGCGAGCGATTCGAGCGATTTCGTCATGAACGACGATGAGCACGGATCGCCCGGCCGGTCGACGCGGAACGTCTGTGCACGACGTCACCTGATCAAGCCGCCGGGAAAGGCTTCAGACCATGGCTCACGAAATCAAGGTGATTGCCGAAATCGGTTGCAATCACAAGGGCGACATGGACATCGCCAAGGAGATGATCCAGGTCGCGGCGAATGTCTGCCACGCCCATGTGGCCAAGTTCCAGAAGCGCAACAACCGCGAACTGCTGTCCGGTTCCGAGTTCGAGACCCCGCACCCGGTGCCGCACAACTCCTACGGCGACACCTATGGCGAGCACCGGGAGTTTCTGGAATTCACCGCGGGCCAGCACAAGGAATTGCAGGAAGAGTGCCGCCTGGCCGGCATCGACTATTCCACCTCCGTATGGGACCTGACCTCGGCGAAGGAAATCGTCGCCCTGGAGCCACTACTGATCAAGATCCCGTCCGCGACCAACCAGCATTTTGAACTTCAGGACTATCTCTGCCGCAACTATGACGGCGAGATCCATGTCTCCACGGGCATGACGACACGGGCGGAGATCGCCCGGATGGTCGACTTCTACGAGGAACGCGGCCGGGCGAAGGACCTGGTGGTCTATGCCTGCACTTCCGGCTATCCGGTGGAATTCGAGGATGTCTGCCTGCTGGAAATCAACCGGCTGCAGGAAATCTATGGCGACCGGGTCAAGTCGATCGGCTTTTCCGGCCACCATCACGGGATCGCGACCGATATCGCGGCCATGACCGCCGGTGTCCTCGGCTTCCAGCGCTACGGTCAGGGCGTCCTGTCCTATATCGAGCGCCACTTCACCCTGAACCGGACCTGGAAGGGTACGGATCACGCCGCCAGCCTGGAGCCGGACGGATTGCGGCGCCTGTGCCGCGACCTGCGCAATGTCGCCAAGACGCTCCGCTACAAGGAGAAGGATCTCCTCGACGTGGAGCAGGTCCAGCGCGACAAGCTCAAGTGGCAGGACGCGAAACAGAGCAGACAGATCCGGCAAGTCTCGTAACATGAGGGTCGTCGCGGTCATTCCGGCCCGCGGGGGATCCAAGGGACTTCCAGGCAAGAACATCCGCCCGCTCGGCGGCGTGCCGCTCGTTTCCCGCACCGTCGATGCCGCGCTCCATGCCGCCTCTATCGAGCGCGTCTTCGTTTCCAGCGATGATGCGGAGATCTTGAAAGTTGCCCGGACAGCCGGTGCGCATGCCATCGGCAGGCCCGCAGAGATCAGCGGCGCCACCGCCAGCTCCGAATCCGCTCTGCTGCATGCCCTGGAGCACCTGAAGACTGACCCAGCCGGCCTGCCGGACATTCTCGTCTTCCTGCAATGCACCTCGCCGTTCACGACGTCGGCCGACATCGATCTTGTGGTCGACACGCTGCTCGAGAAA contains these protein-coding regions:
- a CDS encoding N-acetylneuraminate synthase family protein; this translates as MAHEIKVIAEIGCNHKGDMDIAKEMIQVAANVCHAHVAKFQKRNNRELLSGSEFETPHPVPHNSYGDTYGEHREFLEFTAGQHKELQEECRLAGIDYSTSVWDLTSAKEIVALEPLLIKIPSATNQHFELQDYLCRNYDGEIHVSTGMTTRAEIARMVDFYEERGRAKDLVVYACTSGYPVEFEDVCLLEINRLQEIYGDRVKSIGFSGHHHGIATDIAAMTAGVLGFQRYGQGVLSYIERHFTLNRTWKGTDHAASLEPDGLRRLCRDLRNVAKTLRYKEKDLLDVEQVQRDKLKWQDAKQSRQIRQVS
- a CDS encoding methyltransferase domain-containing protein, translating into MAQDGKSQSGGFASLKAGSTDSDAIADYYDDWAKTYDETLVTWDYQAPRDAAALLAPHLSPNAHILDVGCGTGLVADALSQFGDFHLDGIDISAESLKLAEKRGGYEKLVCHDLQKHPLPLEDDSFDAAISVGVLTYIADAEALFRDLCRCVRAGGVIGFTQRTDRWEALDFAAMIGSLESAGLWTTLHISEPRGYLPGNEDFADEIKIIHTLCRVA